Genomic segment of Thermodesulfobacteriota bacterium:
TGGTAGGATTGGACTTAAGTGAGGCAGTGGAGGCAGCTTATAAAAATAATAAATACTTACACAATGTCCATATAGTCCAGGGAGATATATATAAACCTCCTTTTAGAGAAAACACGTTTGACTTTTGTTACAGTATAGGAGTTCTTCATCATCTGCCTGACCCTCCTTCTGGATTCCGAAGCTTAGCACGTTTTGTTAAGCCGGGTGGTATTATGTTCGCGTGGGTTTATGGACCGCGGCAAGGTATTTCTGAAAGTGTGACTGTCCTTCTAAGAAAATTCACAACAAGGATGAATTACAAAGCATTATATGTTTTATGTTTACTAATTGCCCTATCGCTTCGGATCTTTTCCCACTATCCATATATGCTTCTTTCTAAACTTAACTTTACAAAGGGTATTATGGAGAAATTACCCTTCAAGTATTACCACGACTATCCCTTCATAGCCCTTATGGGAGACACTTTTGACCGTCTTTCTGTTCCATTGGTTCACTACTACTCGGGCGATGAAATTAATAGCTGGTTTGAGAATGTAGGGTTTCGGGATATCAATATCATTCGAAGATATAGGCATAACGAGAGTTGGCGAGCCCTAGGTGTAAAAACCTAAATAAGAATTAAACGAGAGATAAATCATGTGTGGTATTTGTGGCAAGGTCTACTTTGATCATTCAAGACCTGTAGAAAGGGAAGTGATAAGTTCTATGAACGATGTTCTTCGTCACCGTGGTCCCGATGATGAAGGCATTTATATCAATGGCAATGTGGGTCTTGGGATGAGACGACTTAGCATTATTGACATCGAAGGGGGGAAGCAACCTATAAAGAATGAAGATGGTACAGTAAGGGTTGTATATAA
This window contains:
- a CDS encoding methyltransferase domain-containing protein, which gives rise to MNPKLLNILICPECNSTLKIEEYDVEGPELKDREILEGSLTCDGCFRDYPIINGIPRMLPDSLFDRLYHYHSDYFSRYGLKARRFTKHQRKYDDKKRTLDSFSFQWNTFGEIYNNYEEDFLDYIKPIGADFFRGKLGLDGGCGFGRHLYFASKYGAEMVGLDLSEAVEAAYKNNKYLHNVHIVQGDIYKPPFRENTFDFCYSIGVLHHLPDPPSGFRSLARFVKPGGIMFAWVYGPRQGISESVTVLLRKFTTRMNYKALYVLCLLIALSLRIFSHYPYMLLSKLNFTKGIMEKLPFKYYHDYPFIALMGDTFDRLSVPLVHYYSGDEINSWFENVGFRDINIIRRYRHNESWRALGVKT